One window from the genome of Actinoplanes teichomyceticus ATCC 31121 encodes:
- a CDS encoding alpha-amylase encodes MTGWPAAPVIYEIDTWPWLTGLARRLGREVTLADVPAEVWDEVAVPGLDAVWLMGVWERSPAGLAVAEADDGLRQAFRYALSDLTPADVVGSPYCVRRYRADDRLGGPAGLAAAREQLRARGLRLVLDFVPNHVAPDHPAVTRHPDWFVQGTEEDLAGDPAGWFRAGGRVIAQGRDPYFPPWPDVAQLNAFSAGMRDATLAAMSQIAQQCDGMRCDMAMLLTNEIFAGTWGRWAGPAPAAEFWPELIGRLRERHPGVVLIAEAYWDTEWTLQQQGFDFCYDKRLYDRLVHEDAGSVRGHLTAGRDYQDRLIRFLENHDELRVAEAVPGARGRAAAVVTATLPGATLWHDGQFEGRRTHLPVFLGRYPDEPVDAGLQDFYRELVRTAATIRRGGWRLLATRGWPDNGSYRDVLAWAWHDEHGPRHVVAVNYAGQPSQCRIELPWAQLAGRAWRLTDRLDGRVFERSGSELAESGLFVDLPAWGFHVVAFA; translated from the coding sequence ATGACCGGCTGGCCGGCCGCTCCGGTGATCTACGAGATCGACACCTGGCCGTGGCTGACCGGGCTGGCCCGCCGTCTGGGCCGGGAGGTGACCCTGGCCGACGTGCCCGCGGAGGTCTGGGACGAGGTGGCGGTGCCCGGCCTGGACGCGGTGTGGCTGATGGGTGTCTGGGAGCGCAGCCCGGCGGGGCTGGCCGTGGCGGAGGCGGACGACGGCCTGCGGCAGGCGTTCCGGTACGCGCTGAGCGACCTGACACCGGCCGACGTGGTCGGCTCGCCGTACTGCGTGCGCCGCTACCGCGCCGACGACCGCCTCGGCGGGCCGGCCGGTCTCGCCGCCGCCCGCGAGCAGCTGCGCGCCCGTGGGCTGCGGCTGGTGCTCGACTTCGTGCCGAACCACGTGGCCCCGGACCACCCGGCGGTGACCCGGCACCCCGACTGGTTCGTCCAGGGCACCGAGGAGGATCTGGCCGGTGACCCGGCCGGCTGGTTCCGCGCCGGTGGCCGGGTGATCGCCCAGGGCCGGGACCCGTACTTCCCGCCGTGGCCGGACGTCGCCCAGCTGAACGCGTTCTCGGCCGGGATGCGCGACGCGACGCTGGCCGCGATGTCCCAGATCGCGCAGCAGTGCGACGGGATGCGCTGCGACATGGCGATGCTGCTGACCAACGAGATCTTCGCCGGCACCTGGGGCCGGTGGGCCGGACCGGCGCCGGCGGCGGAGTTCTGGCCGGAGCTGATCGGCCGGCTGCGTGAGCGGCACCCCGGCGTGGTGCTGATCGCCGAGGCGTACTGGGACACCGAGTGGACCCTGCAGCAGCAGGGCTTCGACTTCTGCTACGACAAGCGCCTCTACGACCGGCTCGTGCACGAGGACGCCGGCTCGGTCCGCGGGCATCTGACGGCCGGGCGCGACTACCAGGACCGGCTGATCCGCTTCCTGGAGAACCACGACGAGCTGCGGGTGGCCGAGGCCGTGCCGGGCGCCCGGGGCCGGGCCGCGGCGGTGGTGACGGCCACCCTGCCCGGCGCGACGCTCTGGCACGACGGGCAGTTCGAGGGCCGGCGTACGCATCTGCCGGTGTTCCTCGGCCGATACCCCGACGAGCCGGTCGACGCCGGGCTGCAGGACTTCTATCGCGAGCTGGTGCGTACCGCGGCGACGATCCGGCGGGGCGGGTGGCGGCTGCTGGCGACCCGCGGCTGGCCGGACAACGGATCGTACCGGGACGTGCTGGCCTGGGCGTGGCACGACGAGCACGGGCCGCGCCATGTGGTCGCGGTCAACTACGCCGGGCAGCCGTCGCAGTGCCGGATCGAGCTGCCCTGGGCGCAGCTGGCCGGCCGGGCCTGGCGGCTGACCGACCGCCTGGACGGCCGGGTCTTCGAGCGTTCCGGCAGCGAGCTGGCCGAGTCCGGCCTCTTCGTCGACCTGCCGGCGTGGGGATTCCACGTCGTCGCCTTCGCGTAG
- a CDS encoding pyridoxal phosphate-dependent aminotransferase, with amino-acid sequence MARTAFDTSILHRGAHSASYFDLARAAGDGAEIVDFCIPCNPYFPTPEMFDELTRELKSILKYYPSDSATITKKLAAVLGLHPQTVAMANGSTELITWIDHLLVKESLAIPIPTFGRWTDQPLETGKRVDMFPLQERDGFRLDLEEYVEFIRERRSRVAVICNVNNPDGNYLPRRDVIRFLDALSDLDLVVVDESFIDFSDAERYPSVGPDAVIRPNAVVLKSLGKNFGLHGIRFGYLLANPAIAGRIAKMLPKWNLNSLAEKVVHMIQDHEMEYEESLRLLSRDRRSMGRELQRIPGLTVFPSQGNFFLVKLPNEWSGVALRDFLVANHGIMTRECGNKLGMTSQFMRLVVRPGADVDRLVDGMLDYAQRFHGRSVHESDPLESSSRRWTEQYEERSEYVGRRAAAS; translated from the coding sequence GTGGCACGGACCGCATTCGACACGTCGATCCTGCACAGGGGAGCGCACAGCGCGTCCTACTTCGACCTCGCCCGGGCGGCCGGGGACGGCGCGGAGATCGTCGACTTCTGCATTCCGTGCAACCCGTACTTCCCCACCCCGGAGATGTTCGACGAGCTGACCCGGGAGCTGAAGAGCATCCTGAAGTACTACCCGAGCGACTCGGCCACCATCACCAAGAAGCTGGCCGCCGTGCTGGGCCTGCACCCGCAGACGGTGGCGATGGCGAACGGCTCCACCGAGCTGATCACCTGGATCGACCATCTACTGGTCAAGGAGAGCCTGGCCATCCCGATCCCGACCTTCGGCCGGTGGACCGACCAGCCGCTGGAGACCGGCAAACGGGTCGACATGTTTCCGCTGCAGGAGCGCGACGGCTTCCGGCTGGACCTGGAGGAGTACGTCGAGTTCATCCGGGAGCGCCGGTCCCGGGTCGCGGTGATCTGCAACGTGAACAACCCGGACGGCAACTACCTGCCGCGCCGGGACGTGATCCGGTTCCTGGACGCGCTCAGCGACCTGGACCTGGTGGTGGTCGACGAGTCGTTCATCGACTTCTCCGACGCCGAGCGCTACCCCTCGGTCGGCCCGGACGCGGTGATCCGCCCGAACGCGGTGGTGCTCAAGTCGCTCGGCAAGAACTTCGGCCTGCACGGCATCCGGTTCGGCTACCTGCTGGCCAACCCGGCCATCGCCGGCAGGATCGCGAAGATGCTGCCGAAGTGGAACCTGAACTCGCTGGCCGAGAAGGTGGTCCACATGATCCAGGACCACGAGATGGAGTACGAGGAGAGCCTGCGCCTGCTCAGCCGCGACCGCCGGTCGATGGGCCGGGAGTTGCAGCGCATCCCGGGTCTCACGGTGTTCCCCTCGCAGGGCAACTTCTTCCTGGTGAAGCTGCCGAACGAGTGGTCCGGCGTGGCGCTGCGCGACTTCCTGGTGGCCAACCACGGCATCATGACCCGCGAGTGTGGCAACAAGCTGGGCATGACCAGCCAGTTCATGCGCCTGGTGGTACGCCCGGGCGCGGACGTGGACCGGCTCGTCGACGGGATGCTCGACTACGCCCAGCGCTTCCACGGCCGCTCGGTCCACGAGTCGGACCCGCTGGAGTCGAGCAGCCGCCGCTGGACCGAGCAGTACGAGGAGAGGTCGGAGTACGTCGGCCGCCGCGCCGCGGCCTCCTGA
- a CDS encoding aldo/keto reductase has protein sequence MQTRKLGDLTVSTIGFGAMGMSHGYGPGPDRDANIALLRAAVERGVTLFDTAEVYGPWVNEELVGEALEPFRGQVVIATKFGFAIGADGRESGVDSRPENIRRVADASLRRLRVDAIDLFYQHRVDPDVPIEEVAGTVRELIEAGKVRHFGMSEAAPATIRRAHAVQPVTAVQSEYSLWWRRPEEGLLDTLAELGIGFVPFSPLGRGFLTGTIGADTVFADNDMRTGLPRFSAEARAANQALVELIGRIAAGKGATPAQVALAWLLAQRPWIVPIPGTRRPERLAENLGATELALSAADLAEIESAAARIEVRGARYPEQMERMTNL, from the coding sequence ATGCAGACGAGAAAACTGGGGGACCTCACGGTCTCGACGATCGGCTTCGGGGCGATGGGGATGAGCCACGGCTACGGGCCGGGCCCGGACCGGGACGCGAACATCGCGCTGCTGCGGGCCGCGGTCGAGCGGGGGGTCACCCTCTTCGACACCGCCGAGGTGTACGGGCCGTGGGTCAACGAGGAGCTGGTCGGCGAGGCGCTGGAGCCGTTCCGCGGCCAGGTGGTGATCGCCACCAAGTTCGGTTTCGCGATCGGCGCGGACGGCCGGGAGAGCGGGGTGGACAGCCGCCCGGAGAACATCCGGCGGGTCGCCGACGCCTCCCTCCGGCGGCTGCGGGTGGACGCCATCGACCTGTTCTACCAGCACCGGGTCGACCCCGACGTGCCGATCGAGGAGGTGGCCGGGACGGTCCGGGAGCTGATCGAGGCCGGCAAGGTACGCCACTTCGGGATGTCCGAGGCGGCCCCCGCGACGATCCGGCGGGCGCACGCGGTGCAGCCGGTCACCGCCGTGCAGAGCGAGTACTCGCTGTGGTGGCGGCGGCCGGAGGAGGGACTGCTGGACACCCTCGCCGAGCTGGGCATCGGGTTCGTGCCGTTCAGCCCGCTCGGCCGCGGCTTCCTGACCGGCACGATCGGCGCGGACACGGTGTTCGCGGACAACGACATGCGCACCGGGCTGCCGCGGTTCTCCGCCGAGGCGCGGGCGGCCAACCAGGCGCTGGTCGAGCTGATCGGGCGGATCGCGGCGGGCAAGGGGGCGACCCCGGCGCAGGTGGCGCTGGCCTGGCTGCTGGCGCAGCGGCCGTGGATCGTGCCGATCCCGGGCACCCGGCGGCCGGAGCGGCTGGCGGAGAACCTGGGCGCCACGGAACTCGCGCTGAGCGCCGCCGACCTCGCGGAGATCGAGTCGGCGGCGGCGCGGATCGAGGTGCGGGGCGCGCGGTACCCCGAGCAGATGGAGCGGATGACCAACCTCTGA
- a CDS encoding geranyl diphosphate 2-C-methyltransferase — translation MSTTAVSPLRTDFERSVAAYWNTHRADPVNLRLGEVDGLYHHHYGVGEPDPAVLDGPAQTREQRIIAELHRLENAQADLLLDHLGPVQPGDALLDGGSGRGGTSMMAHARFGCRVDGVSISEYQVGFANEQAVRRGVAGMVRFHFRNMLDSGFATGSRRAVWTNETTMYVDLFELYAEVARLLPFGGRYVCITGCANDATGRRSKSVSRINEHYTCDIHPRSDYFKALAAHDLVPITVVDLTAATIPYWELRAESEVATGIEEAFLTAYREGSFHYLLIAADRV, via the coding sequence ATGAGCACGACTGCCGTCTCGCCGCTGCGCACCGACTTCGAACGATCCGTGGCGGCCTACTGGAACACTCACCGCGCCGACCCGGTCAACCTGCGCCTCGGCGAGGTGGACGGCCTCTACCACCACCACTACGGGGTCGGCGAGCCCGATCCGGCCGTGCTCGACGGCCCGGCGCAGACCCGTGAGCAGCGGATCATCGCGGAGCTGCACCGGCTGGAGAACGCGCAGGCCGACCTGCTGCTCGACCACCTCGGGCCGGTCCAGCCGGGCGACGCGCTGCTGGACGGCGGCTCCGGCCGGGGCGGGACCAGCATGATGGCGCACGCCCGGTTCGGCTGCCGGGTCGACGGCGTGTCCATCTCCGAGTACCAGGTCGGCTTCGCCAACGAGCAGGCGGTCCGGCGCGGCGTCGCCGGCATGGTCCGGTTCCACTTCCGCAACATGCTGGACTCCGGGTTCGCGACCGGGTCCCGGCGGGCGGTCTGGACCAACGAGACGACGATGTACGTCGACCTGTTCGAGCTGTACGCCGAGGTCGCCCGGCTGCTGCCCTTCGGCGGCCGCTACGTGTGCATCACCGGCTGCGCCAACGACGCGACCGGCCGGCGCTCCAAATCGGTCAGCCGGATCAACGAGCACTACACCTGCGACATCCACCCCCGCAGCGACTACTTCAAGGCGCTCGCCGCGCACGACCTGGTCCCGATCACCGTGGTCGACCTGACCGCGGCGACCATCCCGTACTGGGAGCTGCGCGCCGAGTCCGAAGTGGCCACCGGGATCGAGGAGGCGTTCCTCACGGCGTACCGGGAGGGCAGTTTCCACTACCTCCTGATCGCCGCCGACCGGGTCTGA
- a CDS encoding flavin-containing monooxygenase, whose translation MPDLDVLIVGAGLSGIGAAYYLQRDHPQRSYAIVEARGASGGTWDLFRYPGIRSDSDLHTFGYEFRPWREERVIADAASILRYLRETAAEHGIDRRIRYHHRVIGASWSSPEATWRVAIEHTDTGERSEITCRWLFCAGGYYRYDEGFTPDFPGRDGFRGTIVHPQQWPDDLDHTGRRVAVIGSGATAVTLVPALAETAAHVTMVQRTPSYVVAAPARDPLAPRLRRLLGDERAFAVIRRKNIAQQRAIWQFCQRHPKAARRVIRWLNTRQLPAGYPVDEHFNPPYDPWDQRLCVVPDGDLFRAIRSGKASVVTGRIDTFTADGVRMADGRLVEADVIVTATGLNVQAFGGVELTVDGEPVKLPETVAYKGMMLSGVPNLAYAIGYTNSSWTLKIGLLCEHFCRLLEHMDRHGHTVCRPRPAGPMATRPFLDFGAGYIQRALGQLPRQGARAPWLTSMNYQSDVKMLREAPVTDPELSFD comes from the coding sequence ATGCCCGATCTCGACGTGCTGATCGTCGGCGCCGGCCTGTCCGGCATCGGCGCCGCCTACTACCTGCAGCGTGACCATCCGCAGCGCAGCTACGCGATCGTCGAGGCACGCGGCGCCAGCGGCGGCACCTGGGACCTGTTCCGCTACCCGGGCATCCGGTCCGATTCCGACCTGCACACCTTCGGCTACGAGTTCCGGCCGTGGCGCGAGGAACGGGTGATCGCCGACGCCGCGTCGATCCTGCGCTACCTGCGGGAGACCGCCGCGGAGCACGGCATCGACCGGCGGATCCGCTACCACCACCGGGTGATCGGCGCGTCCTGGTCCAGCCCGGAGGCGACCTGGCGGGTGGCGATCGAGCACACCGACACCGGCGAGCGCTCCGAGATCACCTGCCGGTGGCTGTTCTGCGCCGGCGGCTACTACCGCTACGACGAGGGCTTCACCCCGGACTTCCCGGGACGCGACGGCTTCCGCGGCACGATCGTGCACCCCCAGCAGTGGCCGGACGATCTGGACCACACCGGCCGGCGGGTGGCCGTGATCGGCAGCGGCGCGACCGCGGTCACCCTGGTCCCGGCGCTGGCCGAGACCGCCGCGCACGTCACGATGGTGCAGCGCACCCCGAGCTACGTGGTGGCCGCGCCGGCCCGGGACCCGCTCGCGCCCCGGCTGCGGCGGCTGCTCGGCGACGAGCGGGCGTTCGCCGTGATCCGCCGTAAGAACATCGCCCAGCAGCGGGCGATCTGGCAGTTCTGCCAGCGGCACCCGAAGGCGGCGCGCCGGGTGATCCGGTGGCTGAACACCCGCCAACTGCCCGCGGGCTATCCCGTGGACGAGCACTTCAACCCGCCGTACGACCCGTGGGACCAGCGGCTGTGCGTGGTCCCGGACGGCGACCTGTTCCGCGCGATCCGGTCCGGGAAGGCATCCGTGGTGACCGGGCGGATCGACACGTTCACCGCCGACGGCGTGCGGATGGCGGACGGGCGACTCGTCGAGGCCGACGTCATCGTGACCGCCACCGGGTTGAACGTGCAGGCCTTCGGCGGGGTCGAACTCACCGTGGACGGCGAGCCGGTGAAGCTGCCGGAGACCGTCGCCTACAAGGGGATGATGCTGTCCGGAGTGCCGAACCTGGCGTACGCCATCGGCTACACCAACTCCTCGTGGACCCTCAAGATCGGCCTGCTCTGCGAGCACTTCTGCCGGCTGCTGGAGCACATGGACCGGCACGGGCACACGGTGTGCCGCCCGCGGCCGGCCGGGCCGATGGCGACCCGGCCGTTCCTGGACTTCGGGGCCGGCTACATCCAGCGGGCGCTCGGGCAGCTGCCCCGGCAGGGCGCGCGGGCGCCGTGGCTGACGTCGATGAACTACCAGTCCGACGTGAAGATGCTGCGGGAGGCGCCGGTGACCGACCCGGAGCTGTCGTTCGACTAG
- a CDS encoding glycoside hydrolase family 15 protein yields MALPIEDYAIIADTQTSALAGRNGSIDWLCVPRFDSGAIFAALLGEAENGHWTIAPAAGPVTTRRRYRDETLVLETEFETATGVARLIDFMPPRTESPSSVVRIVEGVRGTVDFGMELRLRFDYGHVVPWVHREGDALVAVAGPDAAWLRTPVATRGENLATRADFTVRAGERVPFVLTWRPSHLPPPEPIDAAHELGVTEGYWRGWVSACTYQGEWREAVVRSLLTLKALTYGPTGGIVAAATTSLPEKLGGVRNWDYRFCWLRDATITLQALLYSGFQSEAIAWRRWLLRAIAGNPAELQIMYGVAGERRLDEYRATWLAGYDGNPVRIGNAAAEQFQLDVYGEVMDALHQGRRAGLTADDPAWGLQVKLMEFVENHWREPDEGIWEVRGGPKQFTHSKLMAWVAADRAVKAIEEFGLPGPRDRWTRLRDDIRADILKKGYDPRRATFTQFYGSVELDAAMLMVPLVGFLPADDERVRGTVAAIEEHLLVDGFVQRYTQHPDSGVDGLPPGEGAFLACTFWLADNYALMGRHDEARETFHRLLALRNDVGLLSEEYDTRAGRLVGNFPQAFSHVPLIDTARTLTSALAPTEARAEEGLR; encoded by the coding sequence ATGGCCCTGCCGATCGAGGACTACGCGATCATCGCCGACACGCAGACCTCCGCCCTGGCCGGGCGCAACGGTTCCATCGACTGGCTGTGCGTGCCCCGCTTCGACTCCGGCGCCATCTTCGCGGCGCTGCTCGGCGAGGCGGAGAACGGCCACTGGACGATCGCGCCGGCCGCCGGCCCGGTCACCACCCGCCGCCGGTACCGCGACGAGACGCTGGTGCTGGAGACCGAGTTCGAGACCGCGACCGGGGTGGCGCGGCTGATCGACTTCATGCCCCCGCGGACCGAGTCGCCGTCCTCGGTGGTGCGGATCGTCGAGGGCGTGCGCGGCACCGTCGACTTCGGCATGGAGCTGCGGTTGCGCTTCGACTACGGGCACGTCGTGCCGTGGGTCCACCGGGAGGGCGACGCGCTGGTCGCGGTCGCCGGGCCGGACGCGGCCTGGCTGCGCACGCCGGTGGCCACGCGCGGCGAGAACCTGGCGACCCGGGCCGATTTCACCGTACGGGCCGGCGAGCGGGTCCCGTTCGTGCTGACCTGGCGCCCGTCGCACCTGCCGCCGCCCGAGCCGATCGACGCGGCGCACGAGCTCGGGGTGACCGAGGGGTACTGGCGCGGGTGGGTGTCGGCGTGCACGTACCAGGGCGAGTGGCGCGAGGCCGTGGTCCGCTCGCTGCTCACCCTCAAGGCGCTGACCTACGGTCCCACCGGCGGCATCGTCGCGGCCGCCACCACCAGCCTGCCGGAGAAGCTCGGCGGCGTGCGCAACTGGGACTACCGCTTCTGCTGGCTGCGCGACGCCACCATCACCCTGCAGGCGCTGCTCTACTCCGGCTTCCAGAGCGAGGCCATCGCCTGGCGCAGGTGGCTGCTGCGCGCCATCGCCGGCAACCCCGCCGAGCTGCAGATCATGTACGGCGTCGCCGGTGAGCGCCGCCTCGACGAGTACCGCGCCACCTGGCTGGCCGGTTATGACGGCAACCCGGTCCGGATCGGCAACGCCGCCGCCGAGCAGTTCCAGCTCGACGTCTACGGCGAGGTGATGGACGCCCTGCACCAGGGCCGCCGGGCCGGGCTGACAGCCGACGACCCGGCCTGGGGCCTGCAGGTCAAGCTGATGGAGTTCGTCGAGAACCACTGGCGGGAGCCGGACGAGGGCATCTGGGAGGTGCGCGGCGGCCCGAAGCAGTTCACCCACTCCAAACTGATGGCCTGGGTGGCGGCCGACCGCGCGGTCAAGGCGATCGAGGAGTTCGGCCTGCCCGGGCCCCGGGACCGGTGGACCCGGCTGCGCGACGACATCCGCGCCGACATCCTCAAGAAGGGCTACGACCCGCGGCGCGCCACGTTCACCCAGTTCTACGGCTCCGTGGAACTGGATGCCGCGATGCTGATGGTCCCGCTGGTCGGCTTCCTGCCCGCCGATGACGAGCGGGTCCGCGGCACCGTCGCGGCGATCGAGGAACACCTGCTCGTCGACGGTTTCGTGCAGCGGTACACGCAGCACCCGGACAGCGGCGTGGACGGGCTGCCGCCGGGCGAGGGCGCGTTCCTGGCCTGCACGTTCTGGCTCGCCGACAACTACGCCCTGATGGGCCGGCACGACGAGGCCCGCGAGACGTTCCACCGCCTGCTGGCCCTGCGCAACGACGTGGGCCTGCTCTCCGAGGAGTACGACACCCGGGCCGGCCGGCTGGTCGGCAACTTCCCGCAGGCGTTCAGCCACGTCCCGCTGATCGACACGGCCCGGACCCTGACCAGCGCGCTCGCGCCGACCGAGGCCCGCGCCGAGGAGGGGCTGCGCTAG
- a CDS encoding family 2 encapsulin nanocompartment cargo protein terpene cyclase: protein MPLAPDLGREILRDLTGAPPGDLEAVLAAVPAGFAARTGPGAVPGIALAPTGLGTSAARAFRSRPDATPRPAAAHPAWGVPRPAQPWSVSRPVAPRLFCPGPLRDDHALGEQVNDAIVGWAEQVGIYRGRLDRLRAANFGRFMMLTHPATSDPDRLLAAAKCVVAEWAADDYYVDEVSLGADPSVVGSRLANLHALVDPAPLPHGYAAQLAEHHRLRPVSMAFRGAVEHLTRYASVTQLARFRHQMAILFLAWTQEADWHVNRRTPPVWEYLVQRHLNSYLPPMLLVDVLAGYELPPQEYDHPRVRRAFTTAGSAAVLVNDLYSARNESGADHNLPSVLVAGEGLTPREAVLRTVEIHNELMRTFVTLAAELAASGSPPLRRFLADTWAWLGGSREWHATSGRYHPSEQGEKS, encoded by the coding sequence ATGCCGCTCGCACCCGATCTCGGCCGGGAGATCCTGCGCGACCTCACCGGGGCGCCGCCCGGCGATCTCGAGGCGGTGCTCGCCGCCGTACCGGCGGGTTTCGCCGCGCGGACCGGCCCCGGCGCCGTGCCGGGGATCGCTCTCGCCCCGACCGGCCTGGGCACCTCGGCCGCGCGCGCCTTCCGATCCCGGCCGGACGCGACGCCGCGTCCGGCCGCAGCGCACCCGGCGTGGGGCGTGCCGCGACCGGCGCAGCCGTGGAGCGTGTCCCGGCCGGTGGCGCCGCGGCTGTTCTGCCCCGGCCCGCTGCGCGACGACCACGCGCTGGGCGAGCAGGTCAACGACGCCATCGTCGGGTGGGCCGAGCAGGTCGGCATCTACCGCGGCCGGCTGGACCGGCTGCGCGCGGCGAACTTCGGCCGGTTCATGATGCTCACCCACCCGGCCACCAGCGACCCGGACCGGTTGCTGGCCGCGGCCAAATGCGTGGTCGCCGAGTGGGCGGCGGACGACTACTACGTGGACGAGGTGTCGCTGGGCGCCGACCCGTCGGTGGTCGGCTCCCGGCTGGCCAATCTGCACGCGCTGGTCGACCCGGCGCCGCTGCCCCACGGATACGCCGCCCAGCTGGCCGAGCACCACCGGCTCCGGCCGGTCTCGATGGCGTTCCGCGGCGCCGTCGAGCACCTGACCCGGTACGCGTCGGTGACCCAGCTGGCCCGCTTCCGCCACCAGATGGCGATCCTCTTCCTGGCCTGGACGCAGGAGGCCGACTGGCACGTCAACCGTCGCACCCCGCCGGTCTGGGAGTACCTGGTGCAGCGGCACCTCAACAGCTACCTGCCGCCGATGCTGCTGGTCGACGTGCTCGCCGGCTACGAGCTGCCGCCGCAGGAGTACGACCATCCGCGGGTGCGCCGGGCGTTCACCACCGCGGGCAGCGCGGCCGTGCTGGTCAACGACCTGTACTCGGCACGGAACGAGTCCGGCGCCGATCACAACCTGCCCAGCGTGCTGGTGGCCGGCGAGGGCCTGACGCCGCGCGAGGCGGTGCTGCGCACCGTGGAGATCCACAACGAGCTGATGCGGACCTTCGTGACCCTGGCCGCGGAACTCGCGGCGTCCGGCTCGCCGCCGCTGCGGCGCTTCCTCGCCGACACCTGGGCGTGGCTGGGCGGCAGCCGGGAGTGGCACGCCACCAGCGGCCGGTACCACCCGTCCGAGCAAGGGGAGAAATCATGA
- a CDS encoding IS5 family transposase yields the protein MPRVAAARRHDLTDVQWAVLEPALPAEPRRGRPPRWTKRQIIDGIRWRVRAGTPWRDVPEVYAPWQTLYRWFRRWQRDGTWAKILARLQTRADAAGDIEWAVSVDSTISRAHQHAAGARRDGDLQKEPPGGVFAEPGDHALGRSRGGFTTKTHLACEQGRKTLSTVITAGQRGDSPQFIKVLERIKVYRVGGGRPRTRPDLVLADKAYTSRGNRGYARRRRIRVCIPSKADQDAYRKAKGSKGGRPPAFDPVVYRQRHAVECGINQLKQNRAMATRYDKLAVRFEATVTIAVINQWL from the coding sequence GTGCCCAGGGTAGCGGCAGCGAGGCGACACGATCTCACCGACGTTCAGTGGGCGGTGCTGGAACCTGCGCTGCCTGCGGAGCCACGGCGAGGCCGTCCGCCGCGATGGACGAAACGGCAGATCATCGATGGGATCCGGTGGCGGGTCCGGGCGGGAACACCGTGGCGGGACGTGCCCGAGGTGTACGCACCCTGGCAGACGTTGTATCGCTGGTTCCGGCGCTGGCAGCGCGACGGGACGTGGGCGAAGATCCTGGCCCGGCTCCAGACCCGGGCCGACGCCGCCGGTGACATCGAGTGGGCGGTGAGCGTCGATTCCACGATCAGCCGTGCCCATCAGCATGCCGCGGGTGCCCGTCGTGATGGTGACCTGCAGAAGGAACCGCCGGGTGGGGTGTTCGCCGAACCCGGCGATCATGCTCTGGGCAGGTCCCGGGGCGGGTTCACCACCAAGACCCATCTGGCCTGTGAGCAGGGTCGTAAGACGCTGTCGACGGTGATCACCGCTGGTCAGCGGGGTGACAGTCCGCAGTTCATCAAGGTCCTGGAACGCATCAAGGTCTATCGGGTCGGTGGTGGCCGGCCCCGTACCCGGCCGGATCTGGTCCTGGCGGACAAGGCGTACACCAGCCGGGGCAATCGCGGGTACGCCCGCCGCCGCAGGATCAGGGTGTGCATCCCGAGCAAGGCCGACCAGGACGCCTACCGCAAGGCCAAAGGCTCCAAGGGCGGGCGTCCTCCGGCGTTCGACCCGGTCGTGTACCGGCAGCGTCACGCCGTGGAATGCGGCATCAACCAGCTCAAACAGAACCGGGCGATGGCCACCCGGTACGACAAGCTTGCCGTCCGCTTCGAAGCCACCGTCACCATCGCCGTCATCAACCAATGGCTCTGA
- a CDS encoding ribosome-inactivating family protein — translation MLALVSAIAALAVSPTPASADVSGNFYNITWNIDNLRWGGAEAATDYYNMIAAVHRAAGHDYQSESNVDETTSQGAQLIGINIVLDGDHIATVYLWSNILYVAGFWSQRTNIHYEFSTYSDVFRQRIRSVAPGAVFSNIGTGSYTNLNGGSQQARASRVFTPEGMYNSILGLYDPGSRTLQQRQQSYVDAIQYISEAARFGLILNRVYDNLLHYTTTPIGADYAQLENDWDRVSTFIHRVTRGDVPSNYTITVLGQTFRTLAALMFSLRYVMINYGSGR, via the coding sequence GTGCTGGCACTGGTGTCCGCCATCGCGGCACTCGCGGTCTCGCCCACGCCCGCGTCCGCGGACGTGTCGGGGAACTTCTACAACATCACCTGGAACATCGACAATTTACGTTGGGGTGGCGCGGAGGCCGCCACGGATTACTACAACATGATCGCGGCCGTTCACCGGGCCGCCGGCCACGACTATCAGAGCGAGAGCAACGTCGACGAGACCACCAGCCAGGGCGCGCAACTGATCGGCATCAACATCGTCCTGGACGGTGATCACATAGCCACCGTCTACCTGTGGTCGAACATCCTCTACGTCGCCGGGTTCTGGTCGCAGCGGACCAATATCCACTACGAGTTCTCCACCTATTCCGACGTCTTCCGGCAACGTATTCGCTCGGTGGCGCCCGGGGCGGTGTTCAGCAACATCGGCACCGGCTCGTACACCAACCTCAACGGCGGTTCCCAGCAGGCTCGCGCCAGCCGGGTCTTCACGCCGGAAGGCATGTACAACTCGATCCTCGGGCTGTACGACCCGGGCAGCCGCACGCTGCAGCAGCGGCAGCAGTCCTATGTCGACGCCATTCAGTACATTTCCGAGGCGGCCCGCTTCGGATTGATCCTGAACCGCGTCTACGACAATCTGCTGCACTACACCACGACCCCGATCGGTGCGGACTATGCCCAGCTGGAGAACGACTGGGATCGGGTGTCCACCTTCATTCATCGCGTGACCCGGGGCGACGTACCGTCCAACTACACCATCACCGTCCTGGGCCAGACGTTCCGCACCCTCGCGGCCCTGATGTTCTCCCTGCGGTACGTGATGATCAATTATGGGTCGGGGCGCTAG